One part of the Leptospira saintgironsiae genome encodes these proteins:
- a CDS encoding heme/hemin ABC transporter substrate-binding protein has translation MKKILLWALFLCLPVSSIFAENKELRIVTLNGTISEIVFALGKGKLVVGNDTSSLYPPEAVALPKVGYQRMLSAEGILSLKPNLILGLEYAGPPEVIEQLKSAGLKVIIYPGLPGVEPALNNILAIGKEIGAEKEAQKIVQDIRKKHSKIAEKVSKLKSKPKVLFVYHRGTSLAQVSGIETPADEMIRLGGGINAVDGFKGFKPITPEAVIAAQPDIILIPSRGLESLGGKDGVFSLPGVKDTPAGKKSRVVAIDDLVLLGFGPRLGQGIEELFESFHPKTPEKK, from the coding sequence ATGAAAAAAATCCTATTATGGGCTTTGTTCCTTTGCCTTCCCGTAAGCTCTATTTTCGCTGAAAATAAAGAACTTAGAATCGTAACATTAAACGGAACTATTTCCGAAATCGTTTTCGCATTAGGAAAAGGTAAACTAGTTGTGGGAAACGACACTTCTTCCCTTTATCCTCCGGAAGCAGTAGCCCTTCCTAAAGTAGGTTACCAGAGAATGCTTTCCGCAGAAGGTATTCTTTCCTTAAAACCAAATCTGATTTTAGGATTAGAATACGCAGGTCCGCCTGAAGTAATTGAACAACTTAAATCTGCAGGTTTAAAAGTGATTATCTATCCTGGATTACCCGGTGTAGAGCCTGCATTAAATAATATTCTTGCGATCGGAAAAGAGATCGGAGCTGAAAAAGAAGCTCAAAAGATCGTGCAAGATATCCGTAAAAAACATTCTAAAATTGCGGAGAAGGTTTCAAAATTAAAATCCAAACCAAAAGTGTTATTCGTATACCATAGAGGGACAAGCCTCGCACAAGTTTCTGGAATAGAAACGCCTGCGGATGAAATGATCCGACTCGGTGGAGGGATCAATGCGGTGGATGGATTTAAAGGTTTTAAACCAATCACGCCAGAAGCGGTAATTGCAGCACAACCGGATATCATCCTTATTCCAAGTAGAGGTTTAGAAAGCCTTGGTGGAAAAGACGGAGTGTTCTCACTTCCTGGTGTGAAAGATACTCCTGCTGGAAAAAAATCCAGAGTAGTTGCGATAGACGATCTAGTTCTTTTAGGTTTCGGTCCAAGACTTGGTCAAGGTATCGAGGAATTATTCGAATCCTTTCATCCTAAAACGCCTGAGAAAAAATGA
- a CDS encoding bleomycin resistance protein: MTDPKLLSIVPQLPVLDLPRSKKFYTEVLGFELRAEYSNLLIFFLDGQELHLWGCDDPKIPEVSSCYIRVQNIDSYFAKYKSAIHPKGTLEDKPWGMREFYVSDPDKNLLKFGEPI, from the coding sequence ATGACAGATCCGAAATTACTCTCGATCGTTCCTCAACTTCCGGTTTTAGATCTTCCAAGATCCAAAAAATTTTATACGGAAGTTTTGGGCTTCGAACTAAGGGCAGAATATTCTAACTTATTAATATTCTTCCTGGATGGACAAGAACTTCATTTATGGGGATGTGATGATCCTAAAATTCCTGAAGTGTCCAGTTGTTATATTCGTGTTCAAAATATAGATTCTTATTTCGCAAAATATAAATCCGCGATTCATCCTAAAGGGACCCTGGAAGACAAACCATGGGGGATGAGAGAATTTTATGTTTCGGACCCAGACAAAAACCTTTTAAAATTCGGAGAACCGATATGA